The proteins below come from a single Burkholderia contaminans genomic window:
- a CDS encoding MMPL family transporter yields the protein MVTSLIVRLVAWSVRRPVWVVVLSLVIAALSGVYVAQHFKINTDISKLVDAEPQFAALGQAVDKAFPQRNGTILAVVEAPAPEFATAAAQALTDALQKDADAGRIGHVAEPGGGPFFEHNGLLFLSPQEVTDTTSQLASARPLVNELAKNPSLTGLATTLSTTLGQPLLTGQVKLPTMAKLLARSAATVDDVLAGKPAAFSWRALVDNDAARQPARAFVTVQPVVNYGALKAGAATSQVIRDAARSIDLEKRYGAVVRLTGEQPLADDEFASVEDGAALNGVFTLLAVLVILWLALRSKRMIGSVLVTLFVGLVVTAALGLAMVGSLNMISVAFMVLFVGLGVDFSIQYGVKYREERFRDPRIDHALIGAAHSMGMPLALATAAVAASFFSFIPTAYRGVSELGLIAGVGMFVALLTTLTLLPALLRLFAPPGESKTPGFPWLAPVDDYLDRHRKPILIGTLVVVVGALPLLAFLRFDFNPLHLKDPNSESMATLLALKDSPEAAVNDVALLAPTLADADAAAKRLDALPEVGRTTTLSTFIPADQPAKRAAIAAAASDLLPALTQPPAPPATDAQRVAALKRVSDLLSYAAEDHPGPGAAAAQHLSASLAKLAAADAATRDRAERAFSDTLRIALNQLASLLQPQDVTRESLPPQLVRDWVAPDGHALVQISPKVPKGVDPNDDTMLRRFAKTVKAAEPGTTGGPISILHSADTIINAFLHAALWSIISITVLLWVTLRRFGDVLRTLVPLLVSGVVTLELCVVLGMPLNFANIIALPLMLGVGVAFKVYFVMAWRAGQTGLLHSSLTHAVLFSAATTATAFGSLWLSHHPGTSSMGKLLALALTCTLIGAVVFQPVLMGKPRVKRAKNQSQGINE from the coding sequence CACCGACATCAGCAAGCTCGTCGATGCGGAACCGCAATTCGCCGCGCTCGGCCAGGCTGTCGACAAGGCGTTCCCGCAACGCAACGGCACGATCCTCGCGGTCGTCGAGGCGCCCGCACCCGAATTCGCGACCGCCGCCGCGCAGGCGCTGACCGACGCACTGCAGAAGGATGCCGACGCCGGCCGCATCGGCCACGTCGCCGAGCCCGGCGGCGGGCCGTTCTTCGAGCACAACGGGCTGCTGTTCCTGTCGCCGCAGGAAGTCACCGATACGACCTCGCAGCTCGCGAGCGCGCGCCCGCTCGTCAACGAACTCGCGAAGAACCCGAGCCTCACCGGGCTCGCCACGACGCTGTCCACCACGCTCGGCCAGCCGCTGCTGACCGGCCAGGTGAAGCTGCCCACGATGGCGAAGCTGCTCGCCCGCAGCGCCGCGACGGTCGACGACGTGCTCGCCGGCAAGCCGGCCGCGTTCTCGTGGCGCGCACTGGTCGACAACGATGCCGCGCGGCAGCCCGCGCGCGCGTTCGTCACCGTGCAGCCGGTGGTCAACTACGGCGCGCTGAAGGCCGGCGCGGCAACCAGCCAGGTGATCCGCGACGCGGCCCGTTCGATCGACCTCGAGAAGCGCTATGGCGCCGTCGTGCGCCTGACCGGCGAACAGCCGCTCGCCGACGACGAATTCGCGTCGGTCGAGGATGGCGCGGCGCTCAACGGCGTCTTCACGCTGCTTGCCGTGCTCGTCATCCTGTGGCTCGCGCTGCGCTCGAAGCGGATGATCGGCTCGGTGCTCGTCACGCTGTTCGTCGGCCTCGTCGTGACCGCCGCGCTCGGCCTCGCGATGGTCGGCTCGCTGAACATGATCTCGGTCGCGTTCATGGTGCTGTTCGTCGGCCTCGGCGTCGATTTCTCGATCCAGTACGGCGTGAAGTACCGCGAAGAGCGCTTCCGCGATCCGCGCATCGATCATGCGCTGATCGGCGCCGCGCACTCGATGGGCATGCCGCTCGCGCTGGCCACCGCGGCCGTCGCGGCGAGCTTCTTCTCGTTCATCCCCACCGCCTATCGCGGCGTGTCCGAACTCGGCCTGATCGCGGGCGTCGGGATGTTCGTCGCGCTGCTCACCACGCTCACGCTGCTGCCCGCGCTGCTGCGCCTGTTCGCGCCGCCGGGCGAATCGAAGACGCCGGGCTTCCCGTGGCTCGCGCCGGTCGACGATTACCTCGACCGCCATCGCAAGCCGATCCTGATCGGCACGCTCGTGGTCGTGGTCGGCGCGCTGCCGCTGCTCGCGTTCCTGCGCTTCGACTTCAACCCGCTGCACCTGAAGGATCCGAACAGCGAATCGATGGCGACGCTGCTCGCCCTGAAGGATTCGCCGGAAGCGGCCGTCAACGACGTCGCGCTGCTCGCGCCGACGCTCGCGGACGCCGACGCGGCCGCGAAGCGCCTCGACGCACTGCCCGAGGTCGGCCGCACGACCACGCTGTCGACCTTCATCCCCGCCGACCAGCCGGCCAAGCGCGCGGCGATCGCCGCCGCCGCGAGCGACCTGCTGCCCGCGCTGACTCAACCGCCCGCGCCGCCCGCGACCGACGCGCAGCGCGTCGCCGCGCTCAAGCGTGTGTCGGACCTGCTGAGCTACGCGGCCGAGGATCACCCGGGCCCGGGTGCGGCCGCCGCGCAGCACCTGTCGGCGTCGCTCGCGAAGCTCGCCGCCGCGGATGCCGCCACGCGCGACCGCGCCGAGCGTGCGTTCTCCGACACGCTGCGCATCGCGCTCAACCAGCTCGCGTCGCTGCTGCAGCCGCAGGACGTCACGCGCGAATCGCTGCCGCCGCAGCTCGTGCGCGACTGGGTCGCGCCGGACGGCCATGCGCTCGTGCAGATCTCGCCGAAGGTGCCGAAGGGCGTCGACCCGAACGACGACACGATGCTGCGCCGCTTCGCGAAGACCGTGAAAGCCGCCGAGCCGGGCACGACCGGCGGGCCGATCTCGATCCTGCATTCGGCCGACACGATCATCAACGCGTTCCTGCATGCGGCGCTGTGGTCGATCATCTCGATCACGGTCCTGCTGTGGGTCACGCTGCGCCGCTTCGGCGACGTGCTGCGCACGCTGGTGCCGCTGCTCGTGTCGGGCGTCGTGACGCTCGAGCTGTGCGTCGTGCTCGGCATGCCGCTCAACTTCGCGAATATCATCGCGCTGCCGCTGATGCTCGGCGTCGGCGTTGCATTCAAGGTGTATTTCGTGATGGCGTGGCGCGCGGGGCAAACCGGGTTGCTGCACTCGAGCCTCACGCATGCCGTCCTGTTCAGCGCCGCGACGACGGCGACCGCATTCGGCAGCCTGTGGCTGTCGCACCACCCGGGCACGTCGAGCATGGGCAAGCTGCTCGCGCTGGCCCTGACCTGCACGCTGATCGGCGCCGTGGTGTTCCAGCCCGTCCTGATGGGCAAACCGCGCGTCAAACGCGCCAAGAACCAATCGCAAGGAATCAATGAATAA
- a CDS encoding MlaA family lipoprotein, producing the protein MNKVRIIAATVAASAVLSGCATGPDRNPNDPLEPMNRAMYKFNDTVDTNIAQPIAKGYQKVTPTPVRTAISNFFSNLGDLGNIANNLLQLRITDATEDLMRVAMNSVFGVAGLIDIATPAGLPKHHQDFGLTMARWGVPSGPYLVLPVFGPSTIRDGVGRAVDVRFNLLNYIEPAARNPMYIAQFISARSDLLGATDLLKQAALDPYSFVRDAYLQQRKSLTYRSQSSSAALPTYNEPGEAGAVPAATPAVPGLPNYEDPGESGGASGATPNNAPAAPGLPQYDDPGADNAMPASAPAAASAAAPAAASAAAPATPASAPAVPQ; encoded by the coding sequence ATGAATAAGGTGCGAATCATTGCGGCGACCGTTGCCGCCAGCGCAGTGCTGTCCGGCTGCGCGACGGGACCGGACCGCAACCCCAACGACCCGCTCGAGCCGATGAACCGGGCGATGTACAAGTTCAACGACACCGTCGACACGAACATCGCGCAGCCGATCGCGAAGGGGTACCAGAAGGTCACGCCGACGCCCGTGCGCACCGCGATCAGCAACTTCTTCTCGAACCTCGGGGATCTCGGCAACATCGCGAACAACCTGCTGCAGCTCCGCATCACCGATGCCACCGAGGATCTGATGCGCGTGGCGATGAACTCGGTGTTCGGCGTGGCCGGCCTGATCGACATCGCGACGCCGGCCGGGCTGCCGAAGCATCACCAGGACTTCGGCCTGACGATGGCGCGCTGGGGCGTGCCGTCGGGCCCGTATCTCGTGCTGCCCGTGTTCGGGCCGAGCACGATCCGCGACGGCGTCGGCCGCGCGGTGGACGTGCGCTTCAACCTGCTGAACTACATCGAGCCGGCCGCGCGCAACCCGATGTACATCGCGCAGTTCATCAGCGCGCGCTCGGACCTGCTCGGTGCGACCGACCTGCTGAAGCAGGCCGCGCTCGATCCGTATTCGTTCGTGCGCGACGCCTACCTGCAGCAGCGCAAGTCGCTGACGTATCGCAGCCAGTCGTCGTCGGCCGCGCTGCCGACCTACAACGAACCGGGTGAAGCGGGCGCCGTGCCGGCCGCAACGCCGGCCGTGCCGGGGCTGCCGAACTACGAGGATCCGGGCGAGTCGGGCGGTGCATCGGGTGCTACGCCGAACAACGCGCCGGCCGCGCCAGGGCTGCCGCAGTACGACGATCCGGGCGCGGACAACGCGATGCCGGCGAGCGCGCCTGCCGCTGCTTCGGCCGCTGCACCGGCGGCGGCATCGGCGGCCGCACCAGCGACGCCTGCGAGCGCGCCGGCCGTGCCGCAGTAA
- the shc gene encoding squalene--hopene cyclase, translating into MNDLTEMATLSAGAVPAGVDTAVARATDALLAAQNADGHWVYELEADSTIPAEYVLLVHYLGETPNLELEQKIGKYLRRIQQADGGWPLFTDGAPNISASVKAYFALKVIGDDENAEHMQRARRAIHAMGGAEMSNVFTRIQLALYGAIPWRAVPMMPVEIMLLPQWFPFHLSKVSYWARTVIVPLLVLNAKRPLAKNPRGVRIDELFIDPPVNAGLLPRQGHQSPGWFAFFRVVDHALRAVDGLFPNYTRERAIRQAVSFVDERLNGEDGLGAIYPAMANAVMMYDVLGYAEDHPNRAIARKSIEKLLVVHDDEAYCQPCLSPVWDTSLAAHALLETRDPRAEDAAIRGLEWLRPLQILDVRGDWISRRPHVRPGGWAFQYANAHYPDVDDTAVVAVAMERAQQLKQNDAYRDSIARAREWVVGMQSSDGGWGAFEPENTQYYLNNIPFSDHGALLDPPTADVSGRCLSMLSQLGETPLNSEPARRALDYMLKEQEPDGSWYGRWGMNYVYGTWTALCSLNAAGLTPDDPRMKRGAQWLLSIQNKDGGWGEDGDSYKLNYRGFEQAPSTASQTAWALLGLMAAGEVNNPAVARGIDYLIAEQNEEGLWDEARFTATGFPRVFYLRYHGYRKFFPLWALARYRNLKRDNTTRVTVGL; encoded by the coding sequence ATGAACGATCTCACCGAAATGGCTACCCTGTCCGCCGGCGCCGTGCCGGCCGGCGTCGATACGGCCGTCGCGCGTGCGACCGACGCGCTGCTGGCCGCGCAGAACGCGGATGGCCACTGGGTCTACGAACTCGAAGCCGATTCGACGATTCCCGCCGAATACGTGCTGCTCGTCCACTATCTCGGCGAGACGCCGAACCTCGAGCTCGAACAGAAGATCGGCAAGTATCTGCGCCGCATCCAGCAGGCCGACGGCGGCTGGCCGCTGTTCACCGACGGCGCGCCGAACATCAGCGCGAGCGTGAAGGCGTATTTCGCGCTGAAGGTGATCGGCGACGACGAGAACGCCGAGCACATGCAGCGCGCGCGCCGTGCCATCCACGCGATGGGCGGCGCCGAGATGTCGAACGTGTTCACGCGCATCCAGCTCGCGCTGTACGGCGCGATTCCGTGGCGCGCGGTGCCGATGATGCCGGTCGAGATCATGCTGCTGCCGCAGTGGTTCCCGTTCCACCTGTCGAAGGTGTCGTACTGGGCGCGCACGGTGATCGTGCCGCTGCTCGTGCTGAACGCGAAGCGCCCGCTCGCGAAGAACCCGCGCGGCGTGCGCATCGACGAACTGTTCATCGATCCGCCCGTCAACGCCGGGCTGCTGCCGCGCCAGGGCCACCAGAGCCCGGGCTGGTTCGCGTTCTTCCGCGTGGTCGACCATGCGCTGCGCGCGGTCGACGGGTTGTTCCCGAACTACACGCGCGAACGCGCGATCCGCCAGGCCGTGTCGTTCGTCGACGAGCGCCTGAATGGCGAGGACGGCCTCGGCGCGATCTATCCGGCGATGGCCAACGCGGTGATGATGTACGACGTGCTCGGCTACGCGGAAGATCACCCGAACCGCGCGATCGCGCGCAAGTCGATCGAGAAGCTGCTCGTCGTGCACGACGACGAAGCGTATTGCCAGCCGTGCCTGTCGCCGGTGTGGGACACGTCGCTCGCCGCGCACGCGCTGCTCGAAACGCGCGACCCGCGCGCCGAGGATGCCGCGATCCGCGGCCTCGAATGGCTGCGCCCGCTGCAGATCCTCGACGTGCGCGGCGACTGGATTTCGCGCCGCCCGCACGTGCGGCCCGGCGGCTGGGCGTTCCAGTACGCGAACGCGCACTACCCGGACGTCGACGATACGGCGGTGGTCGCGGTGGCGATGGAGCGCGCGCAGCAACTCAAGCAGAACGATGCGTATCGCGATTCGATCGCGCGTGCGCGCGAGTGGGTCGTCGGGATGCAGAGCAGCGACGGCGGCTGGGGCGCGTTCGAACCGGAAAACACGCAGTACTACCTGAACAACATCCCGTTCTCGGATCACGGCGCACTGCTCGACCCGCCGACGGCCGACGTGTCGGGCCGCTGCCTGTCGATGCTGTCGCAGCTCGGCGAGACGCCGCTGAACAGCGAGCCGGCGCGTCGCGCACTCGACTACATGCTCAAGGAGCAGGAACCGGACGGCAGCTGGTATGGCCGCTGGGGAATGAACTACGTGTACGGCACGTGGACGGCCCTGTGCTCGCTGAACGCGGCCGGCCTGACGCCGGACGATCCGCGCATGAAGCGCGGCGCGCAGTGGCTGCTGTCGATCCAGAACAAGGACGGCGGCTGGGGCGAGGACGGCGACAGCTACAAGCTGAACTATCGCGGCTTCGAGCAGGCGCCGAGCACCGCGTCGCAAACCGCGTGGGCGCTGCTCGGCCTGATGGCGGCCGGCGAGGTGAACAACCCGGCGGTGGCACGCGGCATCGACTACCTGATCGCCGAGCAGAACGAAGAAGGCCTGTGGGACGAGGCGCGCTTCACGGCGACCGGCTTCCCGCGCGTGTTCTATCTGCGCTACCACGGCTATCGCAAGTTCTTCCCGCTGTGGGCGCTCGCCCGCTATCGCAACCTGAAGCGCGACAACACGACGCGCGTGACGGTCGGGCTGTAA
- the hpnE gene encoding hydroxysqualene dehydroxylase HpnE, with protein sequence MPRTVHVIGAGVAGLSAAVELQRRGRRIVLHDAHAHAGGRCRSWFDGMLNTTLDSGLHTVFAGQPATQRYLRAIGAADQLAGPALPEFPVVDVASQQRWTLRFGNGRWPSWLFDAASRAPDTTPLDYLALAPLAFARMGRSLAQTMRCDGMLWERWLRPYFLGVLNVEPRHASAELARAALCSTFSAGGAACRPLVARHGLGSAFVEPALRMLQHGGAQIRLNSRLDAFEFGAHGNAVDAVSVGGERIDLAPGDAVVLAVPPEVAQPLVPELTAPDTFSAVVTAYFAAEAPAGNPLQTTVINGVVDAVRTGGGQLAATIRDAGRWLDTPRDTLARRIWEDVARVTGANPEAIPAWQLVVEPRAGFAAVPSQEMKRPAVRTRWTNLVLAGDWIATGLPATIEGAIRSGQLAADVLQTQ encoded by the coding sequence ATGCCCAGAACCGTCCACGTGATCGGCGCCGGCGTTGCCGGCCTGTCGGCCGCGGTCGAACTGCAACGCCGCGGGCGGCGCATCGTGCTGCACGACGCGCACGCGCACGCGGGCGGCCGCTGCCGCTCCTGGTTCGACGGGATGCTGAACACGACGCTCGACAGCGGGCTGCACACGGTGTTCGCGGGACAGCCCGCGACGCAGCGCTACCTGCGCGCGATCGGCGCGGCCGACCAGCTCGCGGGGCCGGCGCTGCCTGAATTCCCGGTCGTCGACGTCGCGTCGCAACAGCGCTGGACGCTGCGCTTCGGCAACGGGCGCTGGCCGTCGTGGCTGTTCGATGCCGCGTCGCGCGCGCCGGACACGACGCCGCTCGACTACCTCGCGCTCGCCCCGCTCGCGTTCGCGCGCATGGGCCGCTCACTCGCACAGACGATGCGATGCGACGGCATGTTGTGGGAACGTTGGCTGCGGCCGTATTTCCTCGGTGTGCTGAACGTCGAGCCGCGCCATGCGAGTGCGGAACTCGCACGCGCGGCGCTGTGCAGTACGTTTTCCGCGGGCGGCGCCGCTTGCCGTCCGCTCGTCGCGCGACACGGCCTCGGCAGCGCATTCGTCGAACCCGCGCTGCGGATGCTGCAGCACGGCGGCGCGCAGATCCGGCTGAACTCGCGGCTCGACGCGTTCGAATTCGGCGCGCACGGCAACGCGGTCGATGCGGTTTCGGTCGGCGGCGAGCGGATCGATCTCGCACCGGGCGACGCCGTCGTGCTGGCCGTGCCGCCCGAGGTCGCACAGCCGCTGGTACCGGAACTCACCGCGCCCGACACGTTCAGCGCGGTCGTGACCGCGTATTTTGCGGCTGAAGCGCCGGCCGGCAATCCGCTGCAGACCACCGTCATCAACGGCGTCGTCGATGCGGTGCGCACCGGCGGCGGCCAACTCGCGGCGACGATCCGCGACGCGGGCCGCTGGCTCGACACGCCGCGCGATACGCTCGCGCGGCGCATCTGGGAAGACGTCGCGCGCGTGACCGGCGCGAATCCGGAAGCCATCCCCGCGTGGCAGCTCGTCGTCGAGCCGCGCGCGGGCTTTGCGGCGGTGCCGTCGCAGGAAATGAAACGTCCGGCCGTACGTACGCGCTGGACCAATCTTGTGCTGGCGGGCGACTGGATTGCCACCGGCTTGCCCGCCACGATCGAGGGTGCGATCCGCTCCGGCCAGCTGGCCGCGGACGTGCTCCAGACACAGTAA
- the hpnD gene encoding presqualene diphosphate synthase HpnD: MAVSNSVVDEQETDAAAVTSGSSFYLAMRILPAVQRDAMFQVYAFCRAVDDIADSDLPRAERNAGLDRWRADIDACFAGRPPRHLAALDREIRAFNLQRDDFHAMIDGMAMDAVEDICAPDEPTLDLFCDRVASAAGRLSVRIFGMPEAEGITLSHHLGRALQLTNILRDIDDDAAINRCYLPRELLAREGIAITAPATIVRDPALPRVCTTLVERALEHFRQADAVMDTCPRAQVKAPRIMSGAYRCILEAAIARGFAFPRAPLRKPKARMLMIAARYALF; the protein is encoded by the coding sequence TTGGCCGTTTCCAATTCCGTCGTGGACGAACAAGAAACCGACGCCGCTGCCGTCACATCGGGCAGTTCTTTCTATCTGGCGATGCGCATCCTGCCGGCCGTGCAGCGCGATGCGATGTTCCAGGTCTACGCGTTTTGCCGCGCGGTCGACGACATCGCCGACAGCGACCTGCCGCGCGCCGAGCGCAACGCGGGCCTCGATCGCTGGCGCGCGGACATCGACGCGTGCTTCGCCGGCCGCCCGCCGCGCCACCTGGCCGCGCTCGACCGCGAGATCCGCGCATTCAACCTGCAGCGCGACGACTTCCACGCGATGATCGACGGGATGGCGATGGATGCAGTCGAAGACATCTGCGCACCCGATGAACCGACGCTCGACCTCTTCTGCGACCGCGTGGCGAGCGCGGCCGGCCGTCTGTCGGTGAGGATTTTCGGGATGCCGGAAGCCGAAGGGATCACGCTGTCGCATCACCTCGGCCGCGCGCTGCAACTGACGAACATCCTGCGCGACATCGACGACGATGCCGCGATCAACCGTTGCTACCTGCCGCGCGAACTGCTCGCGCGCGAAGGCATCGCGATCACGGCCCCGGCGACGATCGTGCGTGATCCGGCGCTGCCGCGCGTGTGCACGACGCTCGTCGAGCGCGCGCTCGAGCACTTCCGCCAGGCCGACGCGGTGATGGATACCTGCCCGCGTGCGCAGGTGAAGGCGCCGCGCATCATGTCGGGCGCGTATCGCTGCATCCTCGAAGCCGCGATCGCGCGCGGCTTTGCCTTCCCGCGCGCGCCGCTGCGCAAGCCGAAAGCGCGCATGCTGATGATCGCGGCGCGCTACGCGCTGTTCTGA
- a CDS encoding alpha/beta fold hydrolase translates to METNASATPQSDHPVFVLVHGAWHGAWCYAHVAAALAARGHLSIARDLPAHGIHARFPASYFARPLDKDAFGAEPSPVANTTLDDYATQVMQAVDDAYALGHGKVVLVGHSMGGLAITAAAERAPDKIAKIVYLAAFMPASGVPGLDYVRAPENKGEMLAPLMLASPRVAGALRIDPRSGDSAYRELAKRALYEDVPQADFEAVANLMSCDVPAAPFATAIPTTAARWGAIDRHYIKCLQDRVVLPALQQRFIDEADAFVPGNPTHVHQLDSSHSPFMSQPAVLAGVLADIAKS, encoded by the coding sequence ATGGAGACGAACGCAAGCGCCACCCCGCAGTCCGATCATCCCGTTTTCGTGCTCGTGCACGGCGCCTGGCACGGCGCGTGGTGTTACGCGCACGTCGCGGCCGCGCTGGCCGCGCGCGGCCACCTGTCGATCGCGCGTGACCTGCCCGCGCACGGGATCCATGCCCGCTTTCCCGCCTCCTACTTCGCACGCCCGCTCGACAAGGACGCGTTCGGCGCCGAGCCGTCGCCGGTCGCGAACACGACGCTCGACGATTACGCCACGCAGGTGATGCAGGCGGTCGACGACGCGTACGCGCTCGGCCACGGCAAGGTCGTGCTCGTCGGGCACAGCATGGGCGGCCTTGCGATCACGGCGGCCGCCGAGCGCGCGCCGGACAAGATCGCGAAGATCGTCTATCTCGCGGCCTTCATGCCCGCGTCGGGCGTGCCGGGCCTCGATTACGTGCGCGCACCTGAAAACAAGGGGGAAATGCTCGCCCCGCTGATGCTGGCGAGCCCACGCGTTGCCGGTGCGCTGCGCATCGATCCGCGCAGCGGCGACAGCGCGTATCGCGAGCTCGCGAAGCGCGCGCTGTACGAAGACGTGCCGCAGGCCGACTTCGAGGCCGTCGCGAACCTGATGAGCTGCGACGTGCCGGCCGCGCCGTTCGCGACCGCGATCCCGACGACCGCCGCGCGCTGGGGCGCGATCGATCGTCACTACATCAAGTGCCTGCAGGATCGCGTGGTCCTGCCCGCGCTGCAGCAGCGCTTCATCGACGAAGCCGACGCGTTCGTGCCCGGCAACCCGACCCACGTGCATCAGCTCGACAGCAGCCATTCGCCGTTCATGTCGCAGCCGGCCGTGCTCGCCGGCGTGCTGGCCGACATCGCGAAAAGCTGA
- a CDS encoding GGDEF domain-containing protein, whose translation MTAATSSLSDLVIERVGFGLFVLDRAMTVLMWNRFMQDHSGIPAADVIGRNLFDCFPDLPRAWLSRKLESVFQLGSFAFSSWEQRPYLFRFEHDRPITGGVDYMQQDCTFMPLTRGRDVEAVCVTISDVTHVSVMQREREEAVAKLREHANRDGLTGIANRRFFEARLGDEFARWQRYGGDLSVLLFDLDHFKTINDRFGHAAGDAVLRETARRVASIVRAQDTFGRFGGEEFALLLPCTNLDEAMLVADKVRDAIGSVPVDAEGVSVPVTASVGGACAKAGAPTCDVLVNEADAALYRAKRLGRDRSVAYA comes from the coding sequence ATGACGGCCGCCACCTCGTCGCTGAGCGACCTCGTGATCGAGCGGGTGGGCTTCGGCCTGTTCGTGCTCGACCGCGCGATGACCGTGCTGATGTGGAATCGCTTCATGCAGGACCACAGCGGCATCCCCGCCGCGGACGTGATCGGCCGCAACCTGTTCGACTGTTTTCCCGACCTGCCGCGCGCGTGGCTGTCGCGCAAGCTCGAGAGCGTGTTCCAGCTCGGCAGCTTCGCGTTCAGCTCGTGGGAGCAGCGGCCCTACCTGTTTCGCTTCGAGCACGACCGGCCGATCACGGGCGGCGTCGACTACATGCAGCAGGACTGCACGTTCATGCCGCTCACGCGCGGCCGCGACGTCGAAGCCGTGTGCGTGACGATCTCGGACGTCACGCACGTGAGCGTGATGCAGCGCGAGCGCGAGGAAGCGGTCGCGAAGCTGCGCGAACATGCGAATCGCGATGGCCTGACCGGCATCGCGAACCGGCGCTTCTTCGAGGCGCGGCTCGGCGACGAATTCGCGCGCTGGCAGCGCTATGGCGGCGACCTGTCGGTGCTGCTGTTCGATCTCGACCACTTCAAGACGATCAACGACCGTTTCGGGCATGCGGCCGGCGATGCCGTGCTGCGCGAGACCGCGCGCCGCGTCGCGTCGATCGTGCGCGCGCAGGATACGTTCGGCCGCTTCGGAGGCGAGGAATTCGCGCTGCTGCTGCCGTGCACGAATCTCGACGAGGCGATGCTGGTGGCCGACAAGGTGCGCGATGCGATCGGCAGCGTGCCGGTCGATGCCGAAGGAGTCAGCGTGCCGGTGACGGCGAGCGTCGGCGGTGCGTGTGCGAAGGCGGGCGCGCCGACCTGCGACGTGCTCGTCAACGAGGCCGACGCCGCGCTCTATCGCGCGAAGCGGCTCGGGCGCGACCGGTCGGTCGCGTATGCATAG
- a CDS encoding chemotaxis protein CheC: protein MPDSVFTAEQRDALQEIANLAMGRAAARLALLLGHFIELSVPRVRVVKATDAGDALREMTGIHDNVTAVRQGFRSDIKGEAIVLCRTASIARLMSVVDRTFGDGVYGGMATPDEVVFDVANVLMGACVASILDELGRKPVFFPPGLLGANVSFDDVFQPTELAWSVALLLEVNFGLEDHAFRAHFVMLMAEDSIRLMGDALDALLSAL, encoded by the coding sequence ATGCCTGACTCGGTGTTCACGGCGGAGCAACGCGACGCGTTGCAGGAAATCGCCAACCTCGCTATGGGCCGCGCCGCTGCGCGGCTCGCGTTGTTGCTCGGGCACTTCATCGAGCTGTCGGTGCCGCGCGTGCGGGTCGTGAAAGCGACCGACGCGGGTGACGCGCTGCGCGAGATGACGGGCATTCACGACAACGTGACCGCCGTGCGCCAGGGCTTTCGTTCCGACATCAAGGGCGAAGCGATCGTGTTGTGCCGCACCGCGAGCATCGCGCGGCTCATGTCGGTCGTCGACCGCACGTTCGGCGATGGCGTGTACGGCGGGATGGCGACCCCCGACGAAGTCGTGTTCGACGTCGCGAACGTGCTGATGGGCGCGTGCGTCGCGTCGATCCTCGACGAGCTCGGCCGCAAGCCCGTGTTCTTTCCGCCGGGGCTGCTCGGCGCGAACGTGTCGTTCGACGACGTATTCCAGCCGACCGAGCTGGCATGGAGCGTGGCATTGCTGCTGGAAGTGAACTTCGGGCTCGAGGACCACGCGTTCCGGGCTCATTTCGTGATGCTGATGGCCGAGGATTCGATCCGGCTGATGGGCGACGCGCTCGACGCGTTGCTGTCCGCGCTATGA
- a CDS encoding response regulator — protein sequence MPLPIVIADDSLLARKLLTKALPGGWDVEVAYAANGREALALYRDGKASVMFLDLTMPDMSGYQVLETLRHEDLNTFVIVVSADIQPQAQARVRELGAIAFVAKPVTSEALLPILKEYGLYA from the coding sequence ATGCCTTTGCCGATTGTAATTGCCGACGATTCGCTGCTCGCTCGCAAACTTCTGACAAAGGCGCTGCCGGGAGGCTGGGACGTCGAAGTCGCGTATGCCGCGAATGGTCGAGAGGCCCTGGCGCTCTATCGTGACGGCAAAGCTTCCGTGATGTTTCTGGACCTGACGATGCCCGACATGAGCGGATATCAGGTGCTCGAGACACTGCGCCACGAAGATCTGAACACGTTCGTGATCGTGGTATCCGCCGATATTCAGCCGCAGGCGCAAGCACGCGTGCGCGAATTGGGCGCGATCGCATTCGTAGCCAAGCCCGTGACGTCGGAGGCATTGCTGCCCATTCTCAAGGAGTATGGGTTGTATGCCTGA